Proteins from a genomic interval of bacterium:
- the rpsR gene encoding 30S ribosomal protein S18, with amino-acid sequence MNVGKKKMKKRILRKRTCRFCKDGVKDIDYKDLEIIRRYVTERGKIRARRTTGSCAKHQRQLSAAIKRARILGQIPFRLEYHRH; translated from the coding sequence ATGAACGTGGGCAAGAAGAAGATGAAAAAACGCATCCTGCGCAAGCGGACCTGCCGCTTCTGCAAGGACGGGGTCAAGGACATTGATTACAAGGATCTGGAGATCATCCGCCGCTACGTCACCGAGCGGGGCAAAATCCGCGCCCGCCGGACGACCGGAAGCTGCGCCAAGCACCAGCGTCAACTGAGCGCCGCCATCAAGCGCGCGCGCATCCTGGGTCAGATTCCCTTCCGCCTCGAGTACCACCGCCATTAA
- the rplI gene encoding 50S ribosomal protein L9, whose protein sequence is MEVILRQDVPNLGKRGDVVRVKNGYARNYLIPRQFAMKVTSGARRQVEIERAAHNRKLDLMRGQHEELVGRIESLSFTVAGKASDTGRLYGSVGENEVVKLLAAKGIEIGRHQVVLEDHIKQVGAYHIPIRFQQDLMAQAKVWVVAEGDEHGAGLPEDVPEPLLYIGGHQSLDEARAHAEEILVEEEPAETEEQPEDSFEVEDEEAGEADEDEPSS, encoded by the coding sequence ATGGAAGTGATTCTCCGTCAGGACGTGCCGAACCTCGGGAAACGGGGCGACGTGGTCCGGGTCAAGAACGGCTACGCCCGCAACTACCTGATTCCCAGGCAGTTCGCGATGAAAGTGACCTCCGGCGCGCGCAGGCAGGTCGAGATCGAGCGCGCGGCCCACAACCGGAAACTGGACCTGATGCGCGGACAGCACGAGGAGCTCGTCGGCCGGATCGAGTCGCTGAGCTTCACCGTGGCAGGCAAGGCCAGCGACACCGGCCGGCTCTACGGCTCGGTGGGTGAGAACGAGGTCGTCAAGCTCCTGGCCGCCAAGGGCATCGAGATCGGCCGCCACCAGGTGGTCCTGGAGGACCACATCAAGCAGGTGGGCGCCTACCACATCCCCATCCGCTTCCAGCAGGACCTGATGGCCCAGGCCAAGGTCTGGGTCGTGGCCGAGGGTGACGAGCACGGGGCCGGCCTGCCCGAGGACGTGCCCGAGCCGCTCCTCTACATCGGCGGCCACCAGAGCCTGGACGAGGCCCGGGCCCACGCCGAGGAAATACTCGTCGAGGAGGAACCGGCCGAGACGGAAGAACAGCCCGAGGATTCCTTCGAGGTCGAGGACGAGGAGGCCGGCGAAGC